A genomic segment from Equus przewalskii isolate Varuska chromosome X, EquPr2, whole genome shotgun sequence encodes:
- the P2RY8 gene encoding P2Y purinoceptor 8 isoform X2, translating into MMDMNLTRPDNATLLMLQDPTIAVALPVVYSLVALVSIPGNLFSLWVLCRHIGPQSPSVIFMINLSVTDLTLASVLPFQIYYHCNGHHWVFGELLCNAVTVAFYANMYSSILTMTCISVDRFLGVVYPLASARWRRRRYAVAACVAMWLLLLAALSPLARTDLTYAVEALGIVTCFDVLKSTMLPSVAMWAIFLFTLFIVLFLIPFVVTVACYTATILKLLRTPDPHGRGQRRRAVCLAAVVLLAFVTCFAPNNFVLLVHMVSRLFFGRSYYHVYKLTLCLSCLNNCLDPFVYYFASREFQLRLRDYLGYGRLPTDGTEARRDSLFSARTLSARSTASGHADGPEGAGRPCLKRQESLL; encoded by the coding sequence ATGATGGACATGAACCTGACGCGGCCGGACAACGCCACCCTCCTGATGCTCCAGGACCCCACGATCGCGGTGGCCCTGCCGGTGGTGTACTCGCTGGTGGCGCTGGTCAGCATCCCGGGCAACCTGTTCTCCCTGTGGGTCCTGTGTCGCCACATCGGACCCCAGTCGCCGTCGGTCATCTTCATGATCAACTTGAGCGTGACGGACCTGACGCTGGCCAGCGTGCTGCCGTTCCAGATCTACTACCACTGCAACGGCCACCACTGGGTGTTCGGCGAGCTGCTGTGCAACGCGGTGACGGTGGCCTTCTACGCCAACATGTACTCCTCCATCCTCACCATGACCTGCATCAGCGTGGACCGCTTCCTGGGCGTCGTGTACCCGCTGGCCTCGGCCCGCTGGCGCCGGCGCCGTTACGCCGTGGCGGCCTGCGTGGCCATGTGGCTGCTCCTGCTGGCCGCCCTGTCCCCGCTGGCCCGCACCGACCTCACCTACGCGGTGGAGGCGCTGGGCATTGTCACGTGCTTCGACGTGCTCAAGTCCACCATGCTGCCCAGCGTGGCCATGTGGGCGATCTTCCTGTTCACGCTGTTCATCGTGCTGTTCCTGATCCCCTTCGTGGTCACCGTGGCGTGTTACACCGCCACCATCCTCAAGCTGCTGCGCACCCCGGACCCCCACGGCCGCGGCCAGAGGCGCCGCGCCGTGTGCCTGGCGGCCGTGGTCCTCCTGGCCTTCGTCACCTGCTTCGCGCCCAACAACTTCGTGCTGCTGGTCCACATGGTCAGCCGGCTCTTCTTCGGACGCAGTTACTACCACGTCTACAAGCTcaccctgtgcctcagttgcctcaACAACTGCCTGGACCCCTTCGTCTACTACTTTGCCTCCCGCGAGTTCCAGCTGCGTCTCCGCGACTATCTGGGCTACGGCCGGCTGCCGACCGACGGCACCGAAGCCCGCCGGGACAGCCTCTTCTCCGCCCGGACGCTGTCGGCGCGCTCCACGGCCAGCGGTCACGCCGACGGGCCCGAGGGGGCGGGCCGGCCCTGCCTCAAGAGGCAGGAGAGCTTGCTCTGA